One Drosophila kikkawai strain 14028-0561.14 chromosome 3L, DkikHiC1v2, whole genome shotgun sequence genomic window carries:
- the LOC138927855 gene encoding probable cytochrome P450 4d20 encodes MWLTFITGVLVLLLAWDFVRKRHRVTTFKKFKITGPLSVPILGCGIQALSLGAENIMPYMAGMFNKYGKSFRLWVLDECIYYTMDVKDYENILSSTTLLEKGQIYRFMRPFLNDGILVSKGKKWHARRKVFTNAFHFKVLEHYMEIMDRNSGVLVEKLRKVADGKTPVDILQYVSLATLDVITEAAMGVQVNAQNDPDFPYIKALERVVYIQPGRMLKFSQRYDWLFSLLAPRLHRQLVSDIRVMNDFTDKVIHERRTTVERAKADGSYRPLALGDAETGSKSKLVLLDILLQATINNEPLSDADIREEVDNFMFAGNDTTGSGTSHALYAIARNSRIQQRLFEEIVEVLGQDPSTPVTQSQLSELKYLDCVIKETLRLHTIVPTVGRYTTKDLVLGEKVIPANTSIYLVPYATHRDPEYFPDPLTFKPERFLEGEAESHATFAYAPFSAGPRNCIGQKFGTLEMKCLISKVLRYYELLPLGKELRPMMNFILRSSTGINVGLRPRKL; translated from the exons ATGTGGCTGACCTTTATTACAGGCGTTCTGGTCCTGCTCCTCGCCTGGGACTTTGTACGAAAACGCCATCGCGTCACAACCTTTAAGAAATTCAAGATCACGGGACCCCTGTCAGTTCCTATCCTAGGATGTGGTATCCAGGCCTTGTCCCTGGGAGCAGAGA ACATCATGCCATATATGGCAGGAATGTTCAATAAATATGGAAAGAGCTTTCGGCTTTGGGTACTCGATGAATGCATATATTATACCATGGATGTTAAGGATTACGAGAACATCCTAAGCAGCACCACGCTCCTGGAGAAGGGTCAAATCTATCGCTTTATGCGACCCTTCCTCAACGATGGAATATTAGTCAGCAAGGGCAAGAAATGGCATGCCAGGAGAAAGGTCTTCACCAATGCCTTTCACTTCAAGGTCCTGGAACACTATATGGAGATTATGGACAGGAACAGTGGCGTTTTGGTGGAGAAGCTGAGAAAGGTGGCCGATGGCAAAACACCGGTGGATATACTCCAGTACGTTTCTTTGGCAACGTTGGATGTGATCACAG AGGCCGCCATGGGTGTCCAGGTGAATGCCCAGAACGACCCCGATTTTCCGTACATCAAGGCGCTTGAGAG AGTGGTCTACATCCAGCCTGGTCGCATGTTGAAATTTTCGCAGCGCTACGACTGGCTTTTCAGCCTGTTGGCGCCACGACTCCACCGGCAGCTGGTGAGCGATATCCGCGTCATGAACGACTTCACCGACAAGGTCATTCACGAGCGGCGAACAACTGTAGAGCGGGCTAAGGCCGACGGCAGCTACCGGCCGCTGG CTCTAGGTGATGCCGAGACTGGCAGCAAGTCGAAGTTGGTTCTGCTAGACATTCTGCTGCAGGCGACCATTAACAATGAACCCCTCAGCGATGCGGACATCCGCGAGGAGGTGGACAACTTCATGTTCGCAGGCAATGACACCACTGGCAGTGGTACTTCCCACGCCCTGTACGCTATCGCCCGAAATTCCAGGATTCAGCAGCGCTTATTTGAGGAAATAGTAGAGGTCCTAGGTCAAGATCCCTCCACTCCAGTCACCCAATCGCAGCTGTCGGAGCTGAAGTACCTGGACTGCGTGATTAAGGAGACCTTGCGCCTGCATACGATAGTGCCCACAGTTGGAAGATACACCACCAAGGACCTAGTGCTTGGAGAAAAGGTCATTCCTGCCAACACAAGCATTTACCTAGTACCATACGCTACGCATCGAGATCCAGAATATTTCCCAGACCCACTCACCTTTAAGCCCGAGCGCTTTCTGGAAGGCGAGGCGGAATCTCATGCGACCTTCGCCTATGCACCTTTTAGTGCCGGACCCAGAAACTGTATTGGCCAGAAGTTTGGCACTTTGGAAATGAAATGTCTGATCAGCAAGGTTTTAAGATACTACGAATTACTTCCACTGGGAAAGGAGCTCAGGCCCATGATGAACTTCATTCTGCGTTCGTCCACGGGCATTAATGTGGGCTTGAGGCCTAGAAAGCTTTAA